A region from the Methanofollis liminatans DSM 4140 genome encodes:
- the larB gene encoding nickel pincer cofactor biosynthesis protein LarB yields the protein MTAEKSLKEVLAAHAAGRLSTDDALDLISGLRIEQVGELARIDLGREMRCGIPEVVLAEGKETADLVSIMERHCAAAGRCLATRVTPAQAEEVARAAGAAGLSCRYEERARTLVLSNGREPAKSGGIVGILTAGTADIRVAEEARVVAEEMGCEVRTAYDVGAAGVHRLFPALKDLSKAHVFIVAAGREGTLPAVVAGLVDRPVIGVPVSTGYGYMGQGQAALASMLQSCAVLTVVNIDAGFVAGAHAAQIAALAGRR from the coding sequence ATGACCGCGGAGAAAAGCCTGAAGGAGGTGCTTGCCGCCCATGCCGCCGGCAGGCTCTCCACTGACGACGCACTCGACCTGATCTCGGGTCTGCGGATCGAGCAGGTGGGGGAGCTTGCACGGATCGATCTCGGCAGGGAGATGCGCTGCGGCATACCCGAGGTGGTGCTCGCCGAGGGGAAGGAGACGGCCGATCTCGTCTCGATCATGGAGCGCCACTGCGCGGCGGCCGGCCGCTGCCTTGCGACCAGGGTGACGCCGGCGCAGGCAGAGGAGGTGGCACGGGCCGCCGGCGCCGCCGGGCTCTCCTGCCGCTACGAGGAGCGGGCGCGCACCCTCGTCCTCTCGAACGGACGGGAACCGGCGAAGAGCGGCGGCATCGTCGGGATCCTCACCGCCGGGACCGCCGATATCAGGGTCGCCGAGGAGGCGCGGGTCGTCGCCGAGGAGATGGGCTGCGAGGTGCGGACCGCCTACGACGTCGGGGCGGCCGGCGTCCACCGTCTCTTCCCGGCGCTCAAGGACCTCTCGAAGGCGCATGTCTTCATCGTCGCCGCCGGGCGCGAGGGCACGCTTCCGGCCGTCGTCGCCGGCCTCGTGGACAGGCCGGTGATCGGCGTCCCGGTCTCGACCGGCTACGGGTATATGGGCCAGGGGCAGGCGGCGCTTGCGAGTATGCTCCAGTCCTGCGCCGTGCTGACGGTCGTGAACATCGACGCCGGTTTCGTGGCCGGGGCGCATGCGGCGCAGATCGCAGCCCTCGCGGGGCGACGATGA
- a CDS encoding nicotinamide-nucleotide adenylyltransferase — MTRAFYIGRFQPYHNGHHSVLERIAPLVDEIVIGIGSAQLSHEVENPFTAGERLMMIAAALEEIGVPYYAVPIEDLRRNALWASHVFSMTPYFDIVYSNNPLVIRLFDEAGMRVKTLPMYRRDTLSGTEVRRRMVAGEEWRSLVPAPVAAVIDEINGVERLKQISSSD, encoded by the coding sequence ATGACGCGGGCGTTTTACATCGGGCGGTTCCAGCCCTATCACAACGGCCACCACTCAGTGCTGGAGCGCATCGCTCCCCTGGTGGACGAGATCGTGATCGGGATCGGCAGTGCGCAGCTCTCCCACGAGGTGGAGAACCCGTTCACCGCGGGCGAGCGGCTGATGATGATCGCGGCGGCCCTCGAGGAGATCGGCGTCCCCTATTATGCCGTCCCGATCGAGGACCTCCGCAGAAACGCCCTCTGGGCCTCGCACGTCTTTTCCATGACGCCGTACTTCGATATCGTCTACTCGAACAACCCCCTCGTGATCAGGCTCTTCGACGAGGCCGGCATGCGGGTGAAGACCCTGCCGATGTACCGCCGGGACACCCTCTCCGGGACCGAGGTGCGCCGGCGCATGGTCGCCGGGGAAGAGTGGCGGAGCCTGGTGCCAGCCCCGGTCGCCGCGGTGATCGACGAGATCAACGGTGTCGAGCGGCTGAAACAGATCTCTTCCTCAGATTGA
- a CDS encoding coiled-coil domain-containing protein: MMFRFLRGLFEKEEKPFTLTVREAGGWLEEREREVEEGLRTKTAETRTTVADCLQGLEEVLRDLEAAEGREDIHPKLRSVTDRSLPVFIPAMRQQIARHLPDDPDAFYAAAADLLAALLKVQKGQGRYLSGVFPEEMKEAKHLTAGIGRSLNDLTGIVKEAREAQGRIDGARAALADLEAGGNDLRSARAAIPALKSRISRATSTIAEKEELVRILRDDADYLRCLDLREQVETLSAGAARADQDLRNLGAQAARVLRKAERIAERAGAKADAKALAGCTALLDDPAAAGSDAVLAALPPAAAMVRAQIARGDLALKGKEDLALFGEDDRIGQAFLDAFSRCALMKERLSAAQEEVRSCSLPGEIADLEKEIAALSAGIEADSTDLRAKEEEILRLEERLPARARTLHDALETVAGRPLSLEGEGFVIVAETKTARNR; the protein is encoded by the coding sequence ATGATGTTCAGGTTTCTCAGGGGTCTTTTCGAGAAGGAGGAGAAGCCCTTTACCCTCACCGTCAGGGAGGCGGGGGGATGGCTTGAGGAGCGCGAGCGAGAGGTGGAGGAGGGGCTGCGGACAAAGACGGCAGAGACCCGCACCACCGTCGCGGACTGCCTCCAGGGCCTCGAAGAGGTGCTCCGCGACCTCGAGGCTGCAGAGGGGCGGGAAGATATCCACCCGAAGCTGCGGAGCGTCACCGATCGCTCTCTGCCAGTCTTCATCCCGGCGATGCGCCAGCAGATCGCCCGGCACCTGCCCGACGACCCCGACGCCTTCTATGCTGCGGCGGCCGATCTCCTCGCCGCCCTCTTAAAGGTCCAGAAGGGGCAGGGCCGCTACCTCTCCGGGGTCTTTCCCGAGGAGATGAAGGAGGCCAAACACCTCACCGCCGGGATCGGCCGGTCGCTCAACGACCTCACCGGTATCGTGAAGGAGGCGCGGGAGGCGCAGGGCCGGATCGACGGCGCACGCGCGGCGCTGGCGGATCTTGAAGCGGGAGGGAACGATCTCCGGTCGGCCAGAGCGGCGATCCCCGCTCTGAAAAGCCGCATCTCCCGGGCAACGTCCACGATCGCCGAAAAAGAGGAGCTGGTCAGGATCCTCAGGGACGATGCAGATTATCTCCGCTGCCTCGACCTCAGGGAGCAGGTGGAAACGCTCTCTGCCGGTGCTGCGAGGGCAGACCAGGACCTCAGGAACCTCGGCGCCCAGGCGGCCCGCGTGCTGCGCAAGGCCGAACGGATCGCAGAGCGTGCCGGCGCGAAAGCCGATGCAAAGGCGCTTGCCGGATGCACCGCCCTCCTCGACGACCCGGCCGCCGCCGGCTCGGACGCCGTGCTGGCCGCCCTCCCCCCCGCGGCGGCGATGGTGAGGGCGCAGATCGCCCGCGGCGACCTCGCCCTGAAGGGGAAGGAAGATCTCGCCCTCTTCGGCGAGGACGACCGGATCGGCCAGGCCTTTCTCGACGCATTCAGCCGGTGCGCCCTGATGAAAGAGCGGCTCTCGGCCGCGCAGGAGGAGGTGCGGTCATGCAGCCTTCCGGGTGAGATTGCAGACCTTGAAAAGGAGATCGCGGCGCTCTCCGCGGGTATAGAAGCCGACAGCACAGATCTTCGGGCAAAAGAGGAGGAGATCCTCCGCCTGGAGGAGCGTCTCCCTGCCCGCGCCCGCACCCTGCACGATGCCCTTGAAACCGTCGCGGGTCGTCCTCTCTCCCTTGAGGGGGAAGGCTTTGTCATAGTCGCAGAAACGAAAACCGCTCGAAATCGGTGA
- a CDS encoding metallophosphoesterase family protein produces the protein MVVVVFSDVHADARALEQVASFLEGRRFAGLFGDIECIVSLGDLLGRGCAPAETLAAMERLKTEYRVISLLGNHDHAFVHGIPVSGSDAASIRAHAPLAGSPLLGGIADLPAEAVIDRTLFVHGGPLRLGDALTDQPFWQRLAERPGPSLSGYHYTPEMAFAELERRGLRHLCCGHQHTPICCLLEGNAIVNRRIRYEGGEGLPASDTVALDRPAILRVGACMGPHPEFAVTDFERFSFLRL, from the coding sequence GTGGTCGTCGTCGTCTTCTCAGATGTCCATGCCGATGCCCGGGCACTTGAGCAGGTGGCATCCTTCCTGGAGGGCCGAAGATTCGCCGGACTTTTTGGGGATATCGAGTGCATCGTCAGCCTTGGCGATCTGCTCGGGCGCGGCTGCGCGCCGGCCGAGACCCTTGCGGCAATGGAACGGCTCAAAACGGAGTACCGGGTCATCTCGCTCCTGGGCAACCACGACCATGCCTTTGTGCACGGGATCCCGGTGAGCGGGAGCGACGCCGCAAGCATCCGCGCGCACGCGCCCCTCGCGGGGTCGCCCCTTCTCGGCGGGATCGCAGACCTCCCGGCAGAGGCAGTGATCGACCGCACCCTCTTCGTGCACGGCGGGCCGCTCAGATTGGGCGACGCCCTCACCGATCAGCCGTTCTGGCAGCGCCTCGCAGAGCGGCCCGGGCCGTCGCTCTCGGGCTACCATTACACGCCGGAGATGGCCTTTGCAGAACTCGAACGCCGGGGGCTCAGGCACCTCTGCTGCGGCCACCAGCACACGCCCATCTGCTGCCTGCTGGAGGGAAATGCGATTGTAAACCGCCGGATCAGGTACGAAGGCGGGGAAGGGCTGCCGGCCTCCGACACCGTCGCCCTCGACCGTCCGGCCATTCTTCGGGTCGGGGCGTGCATGGGGCCGCACCCCGAGTTCGCCGTCACCGATTTCGAGCGGTTTTCGTTTCTGCGACTATGA
- a CDS encoding redox-regulated ATPase YchF: MITLALAGKPNCGKSTFFKAATMAQVEIANYPFTTIDANHGVAYARTTCPCKTLGLSGCTACKDGVRFVPVAFIDVAGLVPDAHKGKGLGNQFLDNLREADAILHIIDASGATDAEGNPVDAGSHDPREDIAFLRYEMTMWVVGILAKHWPRLQRQAQSKLSDVYDGVAGVLAGLAITYEDVKDAADEVGIDLRRASEEDLAPFCDLLLQKTKPMLFVGNKMDTASDEMLDALKGVGCMPASAAAELALRMAAEGGFIDYIPGDLSFTIRADAKLTAAQRTGIERLGLLMQKHGGTGVQQAINRAVFELLDQIVVYPVEDEHHCTDKQGRVLPDAFLMRRGSTPKDLAFRVHTEIGEGFLYAVDARSGMRIKESTELKDGDIIKIVSTRK; encoded by the coding sequence ATGATTACGCTCGCACTCGCCGGCAAACCGAACTGCGGTAAGTCCACCTTCTTCAAGGCCGCGACCATGGCACAGGTCGAGATCGCCAACTATCCCTTCACCACCATCGACGCCAACCACGGCGTCGCCTACGCGCGCACCACCTGCCCGTGCAAAACCCTCGGTCTCTCGGGCTGCACCGCCTGCAAGGACGGCGTCAGGTTCGTGCCTGTCGCCTTCATCGACGTGGCCGGGCTGGTGCCCGATGCCCATAAGGGCAAGGGGCTCGGGAACCAGTTTCTCGACAACCTGAGGGAGGCCGACGCCATCCTCCATATCATCGACGCGAGCGGGGCCACCGATGCCGAGGGCAACCCGGTGGACGCCGGAAGCCACGACCCCAGGGAAGACATCGCCTTCCTCCGCTATGAGATGACGATGTGGGTCGTCGGCATCCTTGCCAAGCACTGGCCCCGCCTCCAGCGGCAGGCCCAGTCGAAGCTCTCCGACGTCTACGACGGGGTCGCCGGGGTGCTCGCGGGCCTTGCGATCACCTACGAAGACGTGAAGGACGCCGCCGACGAGGTCGGGATCGACCTCAGGCGGGCCTCTGAAGAAGACCTCGCCCCCTTCTGCGACCTCCTGCTCCAGAAGACCAAACCGATGCTCTTCGTCGGCAACAAGATGGACACCGCCTCGGACGAGATGCTCGACGCATTGAAGGGCGTCGGCTGCATGCCCGCAAGCGCCGCCGCAGAACTCGCCCTCAGGATGGCGGCCGAGGGCGGGTTCATCGACTATATACCCGGCGACCTCTCGTTTACGATCAGGGCGGACGCGAAACTCACCGCTGCGCAGCGGACCGGGATCGAGCGGCTCGGCCTCCTGATGCAGAAGCATGGCGGCACCGGCGTCCAGCAGGCGATCAACCGGGCGGTCTTCGAACTCCTCGACCAGATCGTCGTCTACCCGGTGGAGGACGAGCACCATTGCACCGACAAGCAGGGGCGTGTCCTCCCTGACGCCTTCCTGATGCGCCGGGGCTCGACCCCGAAGGACCTCGCCTTCCGCGTCCATACCGAGATCGGCGAGGGCTTCCTCTACGCCGTCGACGCCCGGAGCGGGATGCGGATCAAGGAGAGCACCGAACTGAAGGACGGCGACATCATCAAGATCGTGAGCACCCGGAAGTGA
- a CDS encoding pyruvate kinase alpha/beta domain-containing protein yields the protein MGYITRNTYYFDTPGEANTADAARFAVERAREAGIGTVVVASTSGSTALSFLEAIAGTGLRLVVVTHVVGFSTPGVREFDEKAAETLQGAGATIVTGTHVLSGLERAISRSPRLGGASRTEAIAEALRRTVAVGLKVAVECVLIAADQGAIRVDEEVVAVGGTMSGADTVCVIRPAHTATFFDLQVREIVAMPRNR from the coding sequence ATGGGCTACATCACGCGGAATACCTATTACTTCGATACGCCGGGCGAAGCGAACACCGCGGACGCCGCACGCTTTGCGGTCGAGCGCGCGCGGGAGGCCGGGATCGGGACGGTGGTCGTGGCCAGCACCTCGGGCAGCACCGCCCTTTCGTTCCTCGAAGCGATTGCGGGCACGGGCCTCCGCCTCGTCGTGGTGACGCATGTGGTCGGTTTCTCGACGCCGGGTGTCAGGGAGTTCGACGAAAAGGCGGCTGAAACGCTTCAGGGGGCCGGGGCGACGATCGTCACCGGCACCCACGTCCTCTCCGGCCTCGAGCGGGCGATCTCCCGCTCGCCAAGACTCGGCGGCGCTTCCCGGACCGAGGCGATCGCCGAGGCGTTGCGGCGCACCGTCGCCGTCGGCCTGAAGGTGGCCGTCGAGTGTGTGCTCATCGCCGCCGATCAAGGGGCGATCCGGGTGGACGAGGAGGTCGTCGCCGTCGGCGGGACGATGAGCGGCGCCGACACCGTCTGCGTCATCAGGCCGGCCCACACAGCAACGTTCTTCGACCTGCAGGTGCGCGAGATCGTCGCCATGCCCAGGAACCGGTGA
- a CDS encoding DUF7847 domain-containing protein, translating into MVFASFRKALSLLVKMPLIWTAGIVVGITAGLDIYLELSGETFFAGKVLLLGLLLLPFFVAGSMGAIKRDDGSPAVFLEEGKKHYFRVLLPAVVLLFAAIVTIFLVAVPLSLIAGENAVEAAGSTALGVILSFALFAYFYDVAAVRDELGVFASLQRSAAFVLTAFTRTVLFYAANVAALLLVGFGAIFLWTALLYDRLAPLAESGELALMETANATAVQAQFAALLGPEGVWATALVYAVVIALFVPFAIAFKAAFYESRGAVEAAASQVGEYDEKGRWYRY; encoded by the coding sequence ATGGTCTTCGCATCGTTCAGGAAGGCCCTGAGCCTCCTCGTTAAAATGCCGCTGATCTGGACGGCCGGCATCGTCGTTGGCATCACCGCAGGGCTCGACATCTATCTCGAACTCTCAGGAGAGACCTTCTTTGCCGGAAAGGTCCTCCTGCTCGGGCTCCTTCTCCTCCCCTTCTTCGTCGCCGGGAGTATGGGTGCGATCAAGCGGGACGACGGCAGTCCGGCAGTGTTTCTGGAGGAAGGGAAGAAACACTACTTCCGGGTCCTCCTCCCGGCAGTCGTCCTCCTGTTTGCGGCGATCGTGACCATCTTCCTGGTCGCCGTCCCGCTCTCGCTCATTGCCGGGGAGAACGCCGTCGAGGCAGCGGGTTCGACGGCACTGGGCGTGATCCTCTCGTTCGCCCTCTTCGCCTACTTCTACGACGTTGCGGCGGTCCGGGACGAACTGGGCGTCTTCGCCTCCCTCCAGCGGAGTGCGGCCTTCGTGCTCACCGCCTTTACACGGACTGTTCTTTTCTATGCGGCAAATGTTGCGGCGCTCCTCCTCGTAGGGTTCGGGGCGATCTTCCTCTGGACGGCGCTCCTCTACGACCGCCTCGCCCCCCTGGCCGAGAGCGGGGAACTGGCCCTCATGGAAACCGCCAACGCCACGGCGGTGCAGGCGCAGTTTGCCGCCCTCCTCGGTCCCGAAGGGGTCTGGGCGACCGCTCTCGTCTACGCCGTCGTGATCGCCCTCTTCGTTCCCTTCGCCATCGCCTTCAAGGCCGCCTTCTATGAGAGCCGCGGTGCCGTGGAGGCCGCCGCCTCTCAGGTGGGGGAGTACGACGAGAAGGGGCGGTGGTACCGCTACTGA
- a CDS encoding DUF92 domain-containing protein → MIRETGPALATVLALLGILIAPLIQPAWLLSLLVILFSGVLLLIKGTRYASISIIVIAALYGLGLLSLAVFAATLAIVVIGEFAFRLSGDHARSYVPFILTACITAVLAMWYVGVFSPLTVILGVLVAVLLRAALNGRDDTLMIEGLGVAMAMQLFYEIDYSVDLGILTMAAVITLVFVVLSYRFRVADLSGLFSAAIIGILLIVFADVRWFLIMLLFMMLGSLATKFRYREKDALGVAQSHGGVRGYFNVFANGLVGTAGAVLFGITGHPAFIALFLGSVASAAADTVASEIGVMGGDPYLITTLERVRPGTNGGVTVLGEGVALAAAVAISLAAWALGVVGPDVAIIGILAGFFGTNVDSLVGATLENKGVFGNAGTNLVATLAGGIFALVLALLV, encoded by the coding sequence ATGATACGGGAAACCGGGCCGGCGCTTGCCACTGTCCTTGCCCTTCTTGGGATCCTGATAGCGCCGCTGATCCAGCCCGCATGGCTCCTGTCCCTCCTGGTGATCCTCTTCTCAGGGGTGCTGCTCCTGATCAAGGGGACAAGATATGCCTCCATATCCATCATCGTCATCGCCGCCCTGTACGGTCTGGGGCTCCTCTCCCTTGCAGTCTTTGCAGCGACGCTTGCGATCGTCGTCATCGGCGAGTTCGCCTTCAGGCTCAGCGGCGATCACGCCCGGTCATATGTCCCGTTCATCCTCACCGCATGCATAACGGCAGTCCTCGCCATGTGGTACGTGGGCGTCTTCTCGCCCCTCACCGTGATCCTGGGGGTGCTGGTCGCCGTCCTCCTCAGGGCCGCCTTGAACGGCAGGGACGACACCCTGATGATCGAGGGGCTCGGGGTGGCGATGGCGATGCAGCTCTTCTACGAGATCGATTACTCGGTCGACCTCGGCATTCTGACGATGGCGGCCGTGATCACCCTCGTCTTCGTCGTCCTCTCCTACCGGTTCAGGGTCGCAGACCTCTCAGGCCTCTTCTCGGCGGCGATCATCGGCATCCTCCTCATCGTCTTTGCAGATGTCAGGTGGTTCCTGATCATGCTCCTGTTCATGATGCTGGGGTCGCTGGCGACGAAGTTTCGGTACCGGGAGAAGGACGCCCTGGGCGTCGCCCAGTCCCACGGCGGGGTGCGCGGCTACTTTAACGTCTTTGCAAACGGGCTGGTGGGAACGGCCGGGGCCGTCCTCTTCGGGATCACCGGGCACCCGGCCTTCATCGCCCTGTTTCTGGGGAGCGTGGCATCGGCGGCTGCCGATACCGTTGCGTCGGAGATCGGCGTCATGGGCGGCGACCCCTACCTGATCACGACCCTCGAACGGGTGCGCCCGGGCACGAACGGCGGGGTGACGGTGCTCGGCGAGGGAGTGGCCCTGGCCGCTGCCGTGGCAATCTCCCTCGCGGCATGGGCGCTCGGGGTCGTCGGTCCAGACGTCGCCATCATCGGCATTCTTGCCGGGTTTTTCGGGACGAACGTGGACAGCCTCGTCGGGGCGACCCTGGAGAATAAGGGCGTCTTCGGGAATGCCGGGACAAACCTCGTCGCCACCCTTGCCGGCGGGATCTTCGCGCTGGTGCTGGCGCTGCTCGTCTGA
- a CDS encoding valine--tRNA ligase — protein sequence MSSSHTIPKNYDFREVEDRWQRTWRDEDNYFDPSSPKPQFVIDTPPPYPTGNFHIGNALNWCYIDFIARYKRMCGYNVMFPQGWDCHGLPTEVKVEEIHGITKNDVSREEFRQMCRDLTIGNIEKMRATLRRCGFSTDWSHEYITMLPEYYRKTQLSFLRMLNAGYIYQSEHPVNFCTRCETAIAFAEVSYEPRETKLNFFDFDGVEIATTRPELLAACVAVAVHPEDERYRPLAGKHLKVPLFGHDVPVLQDGAVDPSFGSGAVMICTFGDKQDVHWWKEYDLPLRKAIDRAGRMTALCGRYQGMNAKECREAILADMEKAGILRRQETIEQRVGTCWRCKTPIEILSERQWFIRVKSDEILEAAHQVSWYPEHMRTRLENWAGQMEWDWCISRQRIFATPIPVWSCAQCGAIVTPDEADLPVDPTTERPKRPCPQCGCEEFVAEHDVLDTWMDSSISVLNITGWDGSGTPPIFPAQIRPQGHDIIRTWAFYTILRSVALTGQKPWDSILVNGMVLGEDGFKMSKSRNNIIAPETVVVEYGADAFRQWGAMGAATGQDIMFNWNDVVAASRFQTKMWNIVRFVLTQIEREPVEDGPVTAVLDRWLLAKLSETVAEVTNALDTYQFDQGLRAIRDFTRNILADDYIELVKGRLYSDDAERASACRALTTTLDALCRLLAPYVPHFAEECWAQFREGSVLVQPWPAFSCEDEEAERIGDRLVSLTAELRRYKHDLGLALNAPFGNLAIYAPEKVDDAGDVARALNAAIAWRTGEPRLEKVPAGVEFNMAVIGPALRKGAKGFMQAVEALPADQLQNPPATVIVDGAEVAVPENAFTPKFAYQVEGEAVDVLTIGEVTVTLRRA from the coding sequence ATGTCATCCTCGCATACAATCCCAAAAAACTATGACTTCCGGGAAGTGGAGGACCGGTGGCAGCGCACCTGGCGCGACGAGGACAATTACTTCGACCCGTCTTCTCCAAAACCGCAGTTCGTCATCGATACGCCCCCGCCCTACCCCACGGGCAACTTCCATATCGGCAACGCCCTCAACTGGTGTTATATCGACTTCATCGCGCGCTACAAGCGGATGTGCGGCTATAACGTCATGTTCCCGCAGGGCTGGGACTGCCACGGCCTCCCCACCGAGGTCAAGGTGGAGGAGATCCACGGGATCACGAAAAACGACGTCTCCCGCGAGGAATTCAGGCAGATGTGCCGGGACCTCACCATCGGCAATATCGAGAAGATGCGCGCCACCCTCCGCCGGTGCGGCTTCTCGACCGACTGGAGCCACGAGTACATCACGATGCTCCCTGAATACTACCGCAAGACGCAGCTCTCCTTTTTACGGATGCTCAATGCGGGCTATATCTACCAGAGCGAACACCCGGTGAACTTCTGCACCCGTTGCGAGACGGCGATCGCCTTTGCCGAGGTCAGCTACGAGCCCAGGGAGACGAAGCTCAACTTCTTCGACTTCGACGGCGTCGAGATCGCCACCACGCGCCCCGAGCTCCTCGCGGCCTGCGTCGCCGTCGCCGTCCACCCCGAAGACGAACGCTACCGTCCCCTCGCCGGGAAACACCTGAAGGTTCCCCTCTTCGGCCACGACGTTCCGGTGCTGCAGGACGGGGCCGTCGACCCCTCCTTCGGGTCGGGCGCCGTGATGATCTGCACCTTCGGCGACAAGCAGGACGTCCACTGGTGGAAGGAGTACGACCTTCCCTTGAGAAAGGCGATCGACCGGGCAGGGCGGATGACGGCGCTCTGCGGCCGGTACCAGGGGATGAACGCGAAGGAGTGCCGGGAAGCGATCCTCGCCGATATGGAGAAGGCCGGGATCCTGCGGAGGCAGGAGACGATCGAGCAGCGCGTCGGCACCTGCTGGCGGTGCAAGACCCCGATCGAGATCCTCTCCGAGCGGCAGTGGTTCATCAGGGTGAAATCCGACGAGATCCTGGAGGCAGCGCACCAGGTCTCCTGGTACCCCGAGCACATGCGCACCAGGCTGGAGAACTGGGCCGGGCAGATGGAATGGGACTGGTGCATATCCCGCCAGCGGATCTTTGCGACCCCGATTCCGGTCTGGTCCTGCGCGCAGTGCGGCGCAATCGTGACGCCTGACGAGGCCGACCTCCCGGTCGACCCGACGACCGAGCGCCCGAAGCGCCCCTGTCCGCAGTGCGGCTGCGAGGAGTTCGTGGCCGAGCACGACGTCCTGGACACCTGGATGGACTCTTCGATCTCGGTGCTGAACATCACCGGCTGGGACGGCAGCGGCACCCCGCCGATCTTCCCGGCGCAGATCCGGCCGCAGGGCCACGATATCATCAGGACCTGGGCCTTCTACACGATCCTGCGCTCGGTCGCCCTCACCGGCCAGAAACCGTGGGACTCGATCCTGGTCAACGGCATGGTGCTCGGCGAGGACGGCTTCAAGATGTCCAAGAGCCGGAACAACATCATCGCCCCGGAGACCGTGGTCGTCGAGTACGGCGCCGACGCCTTCAGGCAGTGGGGGGCGATGGGGGCGGCCACCGGCCAGGACATCATGTTCAACTGGAACGACGTGGTCGCCGCCTCCCGGTTCCAGACGAAGATGTGGAATATCGTCCGCTTCGTGCTCACCCAGATCGAGCGCGAGCCGGTTGAAGACGGCCCGGTCACCGCCGTGCTCGACCGCTGGCTCCTTGCAAAACTCTCAGAGACCGTTGCCGAGGTGACGAACGCCCTCGATACCTACCAGTTCGACCAGGGGCTGCGGGCGATCCGTGACTTCACCAGGAACATCCTTGCCGACGACTACATCGAGCTCGTGAAAGGGCGGCTCTACTCAGACGACGCCGAGCGCGCCAGCGCCTGCCGCGCCCTGACCACCACCCTCGACGCCCTCTGCCGCCTCCTGGCCCCCTATGTGCCGCACTTCGCCGAGGAGTGCTGGGCGCAGTTCAGAGAGGGGAGCGTGCTCGTCCAGCCCTGGCCGGCATTTTCCTGCGAGGACGAGGAGGCCGAGCGTATTGGCGACCGCCTTGTCTCCCTCACCGCCGAGCTCCGCCGGTACAAGCACGACCTCGGGCTTGCCCTGAACGCCCCCTTCGGTAACCTCGCCATCTACGCCCCCGAAAAGGTCGATGACGCCGGAGACGTTGCCCGGGCCCTGAACGCCGCCATCGCCTGGCGGACCGGGGAGCCGCGGCTTGAAAAGGTGCCCGCGGGCGTGGAGTTCAACATGGCGGTGATCGGTCCCGCGCTCCGCAAGGGGGCAAAGGGCTTCATGCAGGCCGTCGAAGCCCTGCCGGCCGACCAGCTCCAGAACCCGCCGGCGACGGTCATCGTGGACGGCGCCGAGGTCGCCGTACCCGAAAACGCCTTCACCCCGAAGTTCGCCTACCAGGTGGAGGGCGAGGCGGTGGACGTCCTCACGATCGGCGAGGTCACCGTCACCCTGCGGCGGGCCTGA
- the tmk gene encoding dTMP kinase gives MLVTIEGIDGSGKSTLVEGLHAALADLDPVITREPGATWVGEAVRRSIAENTDPVTECLLFVADHAAHLAHVVRPALARGQIVVSDRYSDSRYAYQGVTLEGVIPDPITWLRAVHAPFTLVPDLTFLCVLPVSEAEKRLKAKREHFEDAEVLERVQKNYLAFARAEPERFVLVDALLPQEDVCGFVADEIRRRAQ, from the coding sequence ATGCTCGTGACGATCGAGGGGATCGACGGGAGCGGGAAGAGCACCCTTGTCGAAGGCCTGCATGCCGCCCTCGCCGATCTCGACCCGGTGATCACCCGCGAGCCCGGGGCCACCTGGGTGGGCGAGGCGGTGCGCCGGTCGATCGCCGAGAACACCGACCCGGTCACCGAGTGCCTCCTCTTTGTCGCCGATCATGCCGCCCACCTTGCGCACGTCGTCCGCCCGGCCCTCGCCAGAGGGCAAATCGTCGTCTCTGACCGTTATTCAGACAGCCGCTACGCCTACCAGGGCGTGACCCTGGAGGGCGTCATCCCCGATCCCATCACATGGCTCAGGGCCGTCCATGCCCCCTTCACCCTCGTTCCCGACCTCACCTTCCTCTGCGTCCTGCCGGTTAGTGAGGCGGAAAAACGGCTCAAGGCAAAGAGGGAACATTTCGAGGACGCAGAGGTGCTCGAGCGGGTGCAGAAAAACTATCTCGCCTTCGCCCGGGCCGAGCCCGAACGGTTTGTGCTCGTCGACGCCCTGCTCCCGCAGGAGGACGTCTGCGGGTTTGTGGCTGACGAGATCAGGCGGCGGGCGCAGTAA